In Danaus plexippus chromosome 9 unlocalized genomic scaffold, MEX_DaPlex mxdp_26, whole genome shotgun sequence, the following proteins share a genomic window:
- the LOC116767311 gene encoding AP-1 complex subunit gamma-1 isoform X5 yields MNGSESGFNPAFNIATIKQVVNEAIERVAPVSVRMQTPTRLRDLIRQIRAARTAAEERSVVNKECAYIRSTFREEDSVWRCRNIAKLLYIHMLGYPAHFGQLECLKLIASTRFTDKRVGYLGAMLLLDERQDVHLLITNCLKNDLNSNTQFVVGLALCTLGAIASPEMARDLASEVERLIKSPNAYIKKKAALCAFRIIRRVPDLMEMFLPATRSLLTEKNHGVLITGVTLITEMCENSPDTLNHFKKESGQREIVPNLVRILKNLILAGYSPEHDVSGVSDPFLQVKILRLLRILGKNDAEASEAMNDILAQVATNTETSKNVGNTILYETVLSIMDIKSESSLRVLAVNILGRFLLNNDKNIRYVALNTLLRTVHVDTSAVQRHRTTILECLKDPDVSIRRRAMELSFALINSQNIRAMMKELLSFLERSDAEFKAHCSSAMVLAAEKYAPSSRWHLDTLFQVLLKAGNYLRDDTVSNTIQIVSSAPSERQAYAAMRLWTSLERSATAADATERQPLVQVAAWTIGEYGDMLVSEASNSISMVDDDGVDDFSRPSEEYVIDIYQKLLWSTQLSITTKEYLLLSLAKLSTRFTTQPSQDKIRVIIDTFGSHIHIELQQRGVELSQLYKQYAHLRPALLERMPAMEANVVREDNDEELATNIQTHEQPAHEQDALLDLIIGSEPLSNGDVEHPPQVTGNNNSNTNDILDLLSGLDLSSSTPVTVSNNNVSTPPSLLLDGLFSPPAPTSQETVVKALERGGVVVELLVCGGDGNATLTMKARSHHHTTITDFLFQAAVPRTFRLDMMSPSGTVLTPQGEITQVLKITNPSKTPLRLRIRVSYTIDGNPILEQAEVNSFPPDLFN; encoded by the exons ATGAACGGCTCCGAATCTGG GTTCAACCCAGCATTCAATATTGCCACAATAAAACAAGTGGTAAATGAGGCAATCGAGAGGG TCGCGCCGGTTTCAGTGCGCATGCAAACCCCCACTCGCCTCCGGGATCTCATCCGTCAGATACGTGCAGCTAGGACTGCTGCCGAGGAACGTAGCGTTGTGAACAAGGAGTGCGCATACATCAGATCAACCTTCAGAGAGGAGGACAGCGTTTGGAG ATGTCGGAACATAGCGAAGCTTCTCTACATCCATATGCTGGGTTATCCGGCACACTTTGGACAGCTGGAATGTCTCAAGCTGATAGCCAGCACTCGTTTCACGGACAAGAGGGTTGGTTATCTAGGAGCTATGCTTCTGCTCGACGAGCGTCAGGATGTACATCTGCTGATTACCAACTGTTTGAAGAA CGACCTGAACAGCAATACACAATTCGTAGTGGGCCTGGCGCTGTGTACCCTGGGCGCGATCGCCTCGCCGGAGATGGCTAGAGATCTGGCCTCGGAGGTGGAGAGGCTGATCAAGTCACCGAACGCCTACATCAAGAAAAAGGCCGCGTTGTGCGCTTTCAGGATAATAAGAAGGGTGCCGGATCTCATGGAGATGTTCCTGCCGGCTACTCGCAGCCTCCTCACGGAAAAGAATCACG GAGTCCTCATCACCGGAGTGACGCTCATCACCGAGATGTGCGAGAACAGCCCGGACACGCTAAACCACTTCAAGAAG GAGAGCGGACAGCGGGAG ATCGTACCGAATCTGGTGAGGATATTGAAAAACCTGATACTGGCGGGGTATTCCCCGGAGCATGACGTCAGCGGCGTGTCCGATCCATTCCTACAG gTCAAGATCCTCCGTCTGCTGCGTATACTCGGCAAGAACGACGCCGAGGCTTCCGAAGCTATGAACGACATATTGGCGCAAGTGGCCACGAACACGGAGACGAGCAAAAACGTCGGCAACACCATACTATACGAAACTGTGCTCTCGATCATGGACATTAAGTCTGAGAGTAGTTTGCGGGTGCTGGCCGTCAATATACTGGGGAGGTTTCTACTCAATAACGATAAGAATATTCGCTACGTGGCCTTGAACACACTCCTGAGGACCGTACACGTGGACACATCGGCCGTCCAAAGGCACAGGACCACTATATTGGAGTGCTTGAAG GATCCGGACGTGTCTATTCGTCGCCGCGCCATGGAGTTATCGTTCGCCCTCATCAACAGTCAGAACATCCGGGCCATGATGAAGGAGTTGCTGTCGTTCCTGGAGCGCTCGGACGCCGAGTTCAAGGCGCACTGTTCCAGCGCCATGGTGCTCGCCGCTGAGAAATACGCGCCCTCCAGCAGGTGGCACCTGGACACGCTGTTCCAGGTGTTGCTAAAG GCCGGTAATTATCTCCGGGACGACACGGTGTCGAACACAATCCAGATAGTGTCGTCGGCGCCGAGCGAGCGCCAGGCCTACGCCGCTATGAGGCTGTGGACTTCCCTGGAGCGCTCCGCGACCGCCGCCGACGCTACGGAGAGACAGCCGCTGGTTCAg GTTGCTGCATGGACCATCGGCGAATATGGAGATATGTTGGTCTCCGAAGCCAGTAACTCTATATCCATGGTGGATGACGACGGAGTTG ACGACTTCAGCCGCCCGTCCGAAGAGTATGTCATCGATATATACCAGAAGCTGTTGTGGTCCACACAGCTGTCCATAACCACCAAGGAGTATCTCCTGTTGTCGCTGGCCAAGCTGTCCACGAGATTCACCACGCAACCGAGTCAGGA TAAAATCCGTGTGATAATCGACACTTTCGGTTCACACATTCACATCGAGTTGCAACAGAGAGGGGTGGAACTGTCTCAACTATACAA aCAATACGCCCATTTGCGGCCGGCGTTGTTGGAACGGATGCCGGCGATGGAGGCGAACGTCGTCAGAGAAGACAATGATGAGGAGCTCGCGACGAACATACAGACACACGAACAACCCGCGCACGAACAG GATGCGCTGCTAGACCTCATCATTGGTTCGGAGCCTCTGTCGAACGGCGACGTGGAACACCCGCCGCAAGTTACTGGGAACAATAACTCCAATACTAAT GACATTCTGGATCTCCTCAGCGGTCTGGACCTGTCCAGCAGTACACCGGTCACCGTCTCCAATAATAACGTATCGACGCCTCCTTCGCTCTTACTGGACGGTTTGTTCTCACCTCCGGCGCCTACATCTCAAG AGACGGTGGTGAAAGCGTTGGAGCGGGGCGGCGTGGTGGTGGAGCTGCTGGTCTGTGGTGGTGACGGCAACGCGACCCTCACCATGAAAGCGAGGTCGCACCATCACACAACCATCACAGACTTCCTCTTTCAGGCCGCCGTGCCCAGG ACGTTCCGGTTGGACATGATGTCGCCATCTGGGACGGTTCTGACACCGCAGGGGGAAATCACTCAAGTCCTTAAAATCACCAATCCATCCAAG ACACCGCTACGTCTGAGAATAAGGGTGTCCTACACGATAGACGGCAACCCTATCTTGGAGCAGGCGGAAGTGAACAGTTTCCCGCCTGATCTGTTCAACtga
- the LOC116767311 gene encoding AP-1 complex subunit gamma-1 isoform X6, whose translation MNGSESGFNPAFNIATIKQVVNEAIERVRMQTPTRLRDLIRQIRAARTAAEERSVVNKECAYIRSTFREEDSVWRCRNIAKLLYIHMLGYPAHFGQLECLKLIASTRFTDKRVGYLGAMLLLDERQDVHLLITNCLKNDLNSNTQFVVGLALCTLGAIASPEMARDLASEVERLIKSPNAYIKKKAALCAFRIIRRVPDLMEMFLPATRSLLTEKNHGVLITGVTLITEMCENSPDTLNHFKKESGQREIVPNLVRILKNLILAGYSPEHDVSGVSDPFLQVKILRLLRILGKNDAEASEAMNDILAQVATNTETSKNVGNTILYETVLSIMDIKSESSLRVLAVNILGRFLLNNDKNIRYVALNTLLRTVHVDTSAVQRHRTTILECLKDPDVSIRRRAMELSFALINSQNIRAMMKELLSFLERSDAEFKAHCSSAMVLAAEKYAPSSRWHLDTLFQVLLKAGNYLRDDTVSNTIQIVSSAPSERQAYAAMRLWTSLERSATAADATERQPLVQVAAWTIGEYGDMLVSEASNSISMVDDDGVDDFSRPSEEYVIDIYQKLLWSTQLSITTKEYLLLSLAKLSTRFTTQPSQDKIRVIIDTFGSHIHIELQQRGVELSQLYKQYAHLRPALLERMPAMEANVVREDNDEELATNIQTHEQPAHEQDALLDLIIGSEPLSNGDVEHPPQVTGNNNSNTNDILDLLSGLDLSSSTPVTVSNNNVSTPPSLLLDGLFSPPAPTSQETVVKALERGGVVVELLVCGGDGNATLTMKARSHHHTTITDFLFQAAVPRTFRLDMMSPSGTVLTPQGEITQVLKITNPSKTPLRLRIRVSYTIDGNPILEQAEVNSFPPDLFN comes from the exons ATGAACGGCTCCGAATCTGG GTTCAACCCAGCATTCAATATTGCCACAATAAAACAAGTGGTAAATGAGGCAATCGAGAGGG TGCGCATGCAAACCCCCACTCGCCTCCGGGATCTCATCCGTCAGATACGTGCAGCTAGGACTGCTGCCGAGGAACGTAGCGTTGTGAACAAGGAGTGCGCATACATCAGATCAACCTTCAGAGAGGAGGACAGCGTTTGGAG ATGTCGGAACATAGCGAAGCTTCTCTACATCCATATGCTGGGTTATCCGGCACACTTTGGACAGCTGGAATGTCTCAAGCTGATAGCCAGCACTCGTTTCACGGACAAGAGGGTTGGTTATCTAGGAGCTATGCTTCTGCTCGACGAGCGTCAGGATGTACATCTGCTGATTACCAACTGTTTGAAGAA CGACCTGAACAGCAATACACAATTCGTAGTGGGCCTGGCGCTGTGTACCCTGGGCGCGATCGCCTCGCCGGAGATGGCTAGAGATCTGGCCTCGGAGGTGGAGAGGCTGATCAAGTCACCGAACGCCTACATCAAGAAAAAGGCCGCGTTGTGCGCTTTCAGGATAATAAGAAGGGTGCCGGATCTCATGGAGATGTTCCTGCCGGCTACTCGCAGCCTCCTCACGGAAAAGAATCACG GAGTCCTCATCACCGGAGTGACGCTCATCACCGAGATGTGCGAGAACAGCCCGGACACGCTAAACCACTTCAAGAAG GAGAGCGGACAGCGGGAG ATCGTACCGAATCTGGTGAGGATATTGAAAAACCTGATACTGGCGGGGTATTCCCCGGAGCATGACGTCAGCGGCGTGTCCGATCCATTCCTACAG gTCAAGATCCTCCGTCTGCTGCGTATACTCGGCAAGAACGACGCCGAGGCTTCCGAAGCTATGAACGACATATTGGCGCAAGTGGCCACGAACACGGAGACGAGCAAAAACGTCGGCAACACCATACTATACGAAACTGTGCTCTCGATCATGGACATTAAGTCTGAGAGTAGTTTGCGGGTGCTGGCCGTCAATATACTGGGGAGGTTTCTACTCAATAACGATAAGAATATTCGCTACGTGGCCTTGAACACACTCCTGAGGACCGTACACGTGGACACATCGGCCGTCCAAAGGCACAGGACCACTATATTGGAGTGCTTGAAG GATCCGGACGTGTCTATTCGTCGCCGCGCCATGGAGTTATCGTTCGCCCTCATCAACAGTCAGAACATCCGGGCCATGATGAAGGAGTTGCTGTCGTTCCTGGAGCGCTCGGACGCCGAGTTCAAGGCGCACTGTTCCAGCGCCATGGTGCTCGCCGCTGAGAAATACGCGCCCTCCAGCAGGTGGCACCTGGACACGCTGTTCCAGGTGTTGCTAAAG GCCGGTAATTATCTCCGGGACGACACGGTGTCGAACACAATCCAGATAGTGTCGTCGGCGCCGAGCGAGCGCCAGGCCTACGCCGCTATGAGGCTGTGGACTTCCCTGGAGCGCTCCGCGACCGCCGCCGACGCTACGGAGAGACAGCCGCTGGTTCAg GTTGCTGCATGGACCATCGGCGAATATGGAGATATGTTGGTCTCCGAAGCCAGTAACTCTATATCCATGGTGGATGACGACGGAGTTG ACGACTTCAGCCGCCCGTCCGAAGAGTATGTCATCGATATATACCAGAAGCTGTTGTGGTCCACACAGCTGTCCATAACCACCAAGGAGTATCTCCTGTTGTCGCTGGCCAAGCTGTCCACGAGATTCACCACGCAACCGAGTCAGGA TAAAATCCGTGTGATAATCGACACTTTCGGTTCACACATTCACATCGAGTTGCAACAGAGAGGGGTGGAACTGTCTCAACTATACAA aCAATACGCCCATTTGCGGCCGGCGTTGTTGGAACGGATGCCGGCGATGGAGGCGAACGTCGTCAGAGAAGACAATGATGAGGAGCTCGCGACGAACATACAGACACACGAACAACCCGCGCACGAACAG GATGCGCTGCTAGACCTCATCATTGGTTCGGAGCCTCTGTCGAACGGCGACGTGGAACACCCGCCGCAAGTTACTGGGAACAATAACTCCAATACTAAT GACATTCTGGATCTCCTCAGCGGTCTGGACCTGTCCAGCAGTACACCGGTCACCGTCTCCAATAATAACGTATCGACGCCTCCTTCGCTCTTACTGGACGGTTTGTTCTCACCTCCGGCGCCTACATCTCAAG AGACGGTGGTGAAAGCGTTGGAGCGGGGCGGCGTGGTGGTGGAGCTGCTGGTCTGTGGTGGTGACGGCAACGCGACCCTCACCATGAAAGCGAGGTCGCACCATCACACAACCATCACAGACTTCCTCTTTCAGGCCGCCGTGCCCAGG ACGTTCCGGTTGGACATGATGTCGCCATCTGGGACGGTTCTGACACCGCAGGGGGAAATCACTCAAGTCCTTAAAATCACCAATCCATCCAAG ACACCGCTACGTCTGAGAATAAGGGTGTCCTACACGATAGACGGCAACCCTATCTTGGAGCAGGCGGAAGTGAACAGTTTCCCGCCTGATCTGTTCAACtga
- the LOC116767311 gene encoding AP-1 complex subunit gamma-1 isoform X7: protein MNGSESGFNPAFNIATIKQVVNEAIERVRMQTPTRLRDLIRQIRAARTAAEERSVVNKECAYIRSTFREEDSVWRCRNIAKLLYIHMLGYPAHFGQLECLKLIASTRFTDKRVGYLGAMLLLDERQDVHLLITNCLKNDLNSNTQFVVGLALCTLGAIASPEMARDLASEVERLIKSPNAYIKKKAALCAFRIIRRVPDLMEMFLPATRSLLTEKNHGVLITGVTLITEMCENSPDTLNHFKKIVPNLVRILKNLILAGYSPEHDVSGVSDPFLQVKILRLLRILGKNDAEASEAMNDILAQVATNTETSKNVGNTILYETVLSIMDIKSESSLRVLAVNILGRFLLNNDKNIRYVALNTLLRTVHVDTSAVQRHRTTILECLKDPDVSIRRRAMELSFALINSQNIRAMMKELLSFLERSDAEFKAHCSSAMVLAAEKYAPSSRWHLDTLFQVLLKAGNYLRDDTVSNTIQIVSSAPSERQAYAAMRLWTSLERSATAADATERQPLVQVAAWTIGEYGDMLVSEASNSISMVDDDGVDDFSRPSEEYVIDIYQKLLWSTQLSITTKEYLLLSLAKLSTRFTTQPSQDKIRVIIDTFGSHIHIELQQRGVELSQLYKQYAHLRPALLERMPAMEANVVREDNDEELATNIQTHEQPAHEQDALLDLIIGSEPLSNGDVEHPPQVTGNNNSNTNDILDLLSGLDLSSSTPVTVSNNNVSTPPSLLLDGLFSPPAPTSQETVVKALERGGVVVELLVCGGDGNATLTMKARSHHHTTITDFLFQAAVPRTFRLDMMSPSGTVLTPQGEITQVLKITNPSKTPLRLRIRVSYTIDGNPILEQAEVNSFPPDLFN from the exons ATGAACGGCTCCGAATCTGG GTTCAACCCAGCATTCAATATTGCCACAATAAAACAAGTGGTAAATGAGGCAATCGAGAGGG TGCGCATGCAAACCCCCACTCGCCTCCGGGATCTCATCCGTCAGATACGTGCAGCTAGGACTGCTGCCGAGGAACGTAGCGTTGTGAACAAGGAGTGCGCATACATCAGATCAACCTTCAGAGAGGAGGACAGCGTTTGGAG ATGTCGGAACATAGCGAAGCTTCTCTACATCCATATGCTGGGTTATCCGGCACACTTTGGACAGCTGGAATGTCTCAAGCTGATAGCCAGCACTCGTTTCACGGACAAGAGGGTTGGTTATCTAGGAGCTATGCTTCTGCTCGACGAGCGTCAGGATGTACATCTGCTGATTACCAACTGTTTGAAGAA CGACCTGAACAGCAATACACAATTCGTAGTGGGCCTGGCGCTGTGTACCCTGGGCGCGATCGCCTCGCCGGAGATGGCTAGAGATCTGGCCTCGGAGGTGGAGAGGCTGATCAAGTCACCGAACGCCTACATCAAGAAAAAGGCCGCGTTGTGCGCTTTCAGGATAATAAGAAGGGTGCCGGATCTCATGGAGATGTTCCTGCCGGCTACTCGCAGCCTCCTCACGGAAAAGAATCACG GAGTCCTCATCACCGGAGTGACGCTCATCACCGAGATGTGCGAGAACAGCCCGGACACGCTAAACCACTTCAAGAAG ATCGTACCGAATCTGGTGAGGATATTGAAAAACCTGATACTGGCGGGGTATTCCCCGGAGCATGACGTCAGCGGCGTGTCCGATCCATTCCTACAG gTCAAGATCCTCCGTCTGCTGCGTATACTCGGCAAGAACGACGCCGAGGCTTCCGAAGCTATGAACGACATATTGGCGCAAGTGGCCACGAACACGGAGACGAGCAAAAACGTCGGCAACACCATACTATACGAAACTGTGCTCTCGATCATGGACATTAAGTCTGAGAGTAGTTTGCGGGTGCTGGCCGTCAATATACTGGGGAGGTTTCTACTCAATAACGATAAGAATATTCGCTACGTGGCCTTGAACACACTCCTGAGGACCGTACACGTGGACACATCGGCCGTCCAAAGGCACAGGACCACTATATTGGAGTGCTTGAAG GATCCGGACGTGTCTATTCGTCGCCGCGCCATGGAGTTATCGTTCGCCCTCATCAACAGTCAGAACATCCGGGCCATGATGAAGGAGTTGCTGTCGTTCCTGGAGCGCTCGGACGCCGAGTTCAAGGCGCACTGTTCCAGCGCCATGGTGCTCGCCGCTGAGAAATACGCGCCCTCCAGCAGGTGGCACCTGGACACGCTGTTCCAGGTGTTGCTAAAG GCCGGTAATTATCTCCGGGACGACACGGTGTCGAACACAATCCAGATAGTGTCGTCGGCGCCGAGCGAGCGCCAGGCCTACGCCGCTATGAGGCTGTGGACTTCCCTGGAGCGCTCCGCGACCGCCGCCGACGCTACGGAGAGACAGCCGCTGGTTCAg GTTGCTGCATGGACCATCGGCGAATATGGAGATATGTTGGTCTCCGAAGCCAGTAACTCTATATCCATGGTGGATGACGACGGAGTTG ACGACTTCAGCCGCCCGTCCGAAGAGTATGTCATCGATATATACCAGAAGCTGTTGTGGTCCACACAGCTGTCCATAACCACCAAGGAGTATCTCCTGTTGTCGCTGGCCAAGCTGTCCACGAGATTCACCACGCAACCGAGTCAGGA TAAAATCCGTGTGATAATCGACACTTTCGGTTCACACATTCACATCGAGTTGCAACAGAGAGGGGTGGAACTGTCTCAACTATACAA aCAATACGCCCATTTGCGGCCGGCGTTGTTGGAACGGATGCCGGCGATGGAGGCGAACGTCGTCAGAGAAGACAATGATGAGGAGCTCGCGACGAACATACAGACACACGAACAACCCGCGCACGAACAG GATGCGCTGCTAGACCTCATCATTGGTTCGGAGCCTCTGTCGAACGGCGACGTGGAACACCCGCCGCAAGTTACTGGGAACAATAACTCCAATACTAAT GACATTCTGGATCTCCTCAGCGGTCTGGACCTGTCCAGCAGTACACCGGTCACCGTCTCCAATAATAACGTATCGACGCCTCCTTCGCTCTTACTGGACGGTTTGTTCTCACCTCCGGCGCCTACATCTCAAG AGACGGTGGTGAAAGCGTTGGAGCGGGGCGGCGTGGTGGTGGAGCTGCTGGTCTGTGGTGGTGACGGCAACGCGACCCTCACCATGAAAGCGAGGTCGCACCATCACACAACCATCACAGACTTCCTCTTTCAGGCCGCCGTGCCCAGG ACGTTCCGGTTGGACATGATGTCGCCATCTGGGACGGTTCTGACACCGCAGGGGGAAATCACTCAAGTCCTTAAAATCACCAATCCATCCAAG ACACCGCTACGTCTGAGAATAAGGGTGTCCTACACGATAGACGGCAACCCTATCTTGGAGCAGGCGGAAGTGAACAGTTTCCCGCCTGATCTGTTCAACtga